The DNA window ATAAAAGGTAATGTAGGAGGAAGAGAAAAGAAGAAAGATCCACTATCAGTAATTATTGAAAAGATGAATGAACGTTTTGGGACTGAATTTACCGAGCAGGATAAGGTACTTGAACAAATGAAAGCAGATTTCGCTCAGGATGACAAGATAGTGAATGCTGCAAAGGCCAATGATAAGTCATTGTTTAAATACCTATACGAGCAGAGATTTAAAGAGGTCGCCGTTAATCGTTATGAGAAGAATGACAGCTTCTTTATGAGCTTGTTCAGCGACGAAGCCAAAATGAAATTTATAATGGATATGATGTCAGAGGTTGTTTTTAATGAGCTAAGGGCATAGGCACACTCATATTACAGACTTTATAATCAAATCTATTATTATAGGTATTTAACAGGGGGTTATTTCATGCCGAATATGTTTTTGAATTTATTTATTGAAACAGGTGTTTATTCTAACAAAACAAGTAAAGTGCTTATAAATAATTATCAATATAGTTGTATGGATTTAACTGACAGGGGAATTGAGAATCTATATTATAAAATATTAATGGCTAAAGGAGATTGGATAAGTCTTCTTTATAATAATTTCAATAATAATTTCCATGTTGATATAAGTTTAATATTCCATACAGAGTTTCAATTTAATGAGAATGATGAAATTATTAATAATGTAAAAAAAATTTGTGATGATTTCGTAAAAGATAGTAAAGTAGGTGGAGTAAACAATCACTATGATAATCACATTAATCTGGAGGAACTGGCTTCTGATAAATGCTGTGTATTGAGTTTATTTGAGGGTGGTGGTGGCGTTATTAATTTTGATTTAGTAAAACAAACCCTTGATGAAAATAAACTTGATTATAGTGTGATAACCCAAAAAATTACCAGATTTGATGGTGGGGCAAGCGGCGGAAGTGAAGAGTTTATTGCCTTTTTATCTTCAACTATTGTTTCCGGTGTAACTTGGGATATCATTAAAATGGCAATAGCAAGTAAATTAGGTATTGATATTGATAGAATTATTATAGATATTTTAGATGCAGCTAAATTCAAGTTATTACGCTTAGAAATTGCTGATAAAATAAGAGAAAAATCTAAAGATTTATACTTAAAGAAATTTGAGGATTTATCCTCAAAATTAAGATTTATATTCGGCTGCAAAAATACAGAAATTGAGGTCATCTGTGATAAGGAATATAAAATTAAAAGTTTAAATGTAAAGAAATGATATTGTTTGTTGTTAGGACTTGGATGATGATAGTCAGATATGTTCATACTGATTTTTAATTATTGTTTGACATATCGTAATTTTTAAAAACATGTAAGTTGATATTTAAATGGAGGTATATATATGAATAATCGGCCGTTATTTCTATTTGGGAATGGACTCTCAATGGCAGTGTCTAGCGATTTTTCATTAAAAAATATAACTACTAAATTTATTGAAGAGCTAGAAGGAGATGAAAAAGAGTTTTTATTAGTTATATGCGGTGGTTCGGATAATATTTCTTTTGATGATTTCGAAAAAAATTTTACTGCGATTGAGGCTGCTTATTCTAGCCTTAAAAGATACAGAGGGTTTATAGAATCTGAAGTTGGACAGAAAATGCTTATGAAATTCAATTTAAGTAATCCAAATTTAGATGCCCATGAAATAATTATTGAATCAATATATCGAAAATACATAGCACGGATATTGGAATTAGTACATGGAAATGTTAGGTTGAAAAAAATAGAAGAAAGATTGAATGAATTTACACAATTCTTTATTAGTTGTTTAAACGAATGTCAAAAAGGATATGTTTTCACCTTAAATTATGATTTGCTAGCAGAAACGATTTTGTTAGAGTGGTTAGGAACAAAATGTTTCACTGATTTTTGTTTTCCTGCTGGTACTTCAAAAAAGGATTCACTTTCTAGGTATTACTTTAATCCAGCAAGAAATGAAGATTATTATGATGAAGACCAGCGAAGGATAGAATTACATCATTTGCATGGCTCTTTATCTTTATTTTATGATATCGATAAAAATAGAGCATTTAAATATAAAAGTGAGGATATTGGTATTGAAGAAATCTATAAGCAGATTTACAATGAAAACCTACCTCTAGTACCTGCAATAATCACAGGTGGAGGAAAATCTGAAAAAATAGTGGAATATCCCTTTGATTTTTATTATAGAGCATTAAAAGACCTTTGTGATTTTGGACAACCATCCAAACTGTTTATTGTTGGATATAGTTTTAGAGATGAACATATAAATGATTTGATTATAAGGTGGGCAAAAAATGTTGAAGATTATTCTGACGGTTTGTTAATTATTGATTTTAAGACTAAGAAATCAGATAAAGAAGAGTTTAAAAAATTTGTTAGAAAAGCATTAAAAAAGAAGTCAGCAATTCCTGATGAATGTTTTGAATTTGGAGGTGCTAATTCCATACGTGATGTACCAGGCACAAAACCAAGGGAAAAGAACAGCAAAACTATATAATATGATAATAGTTATATAATATCAGGCATTAGATTTGGAAGTCT is part of the Oxobacter pfennigii genome and encodes:
- a CDS encoding SIR2 family protein, giving the protein MNNRPLFLFGNGLSMAVSSDFSLKNITTKFIEELEGDEKEFLLVICGGSDNISFDDFEKNFTAIEAAYSSLKRYRGFIESEVGQKMLMKFNLSNPNLDAHEIIIESIYRKYIARILELVHGNVRLKKIEERLNEFTQFFISCLNECQKGYVFTLNYDLLAETILLEWLGTKCFTDFCFPAGTSKKDSLSRYYFNPARNEDYYDEDQRRIELHHLHGSLSLFYDIDKNRAFKYKSEDIGIEEIYKQIYNENLPLVPAIITGGGKSEKIVEYPFDFYYRALKDLCDFGQPSKLFIVGYSFRDEHINDLIIRWAKNVEDYSDGLLIIDFKTKKSDKEEFKKFVRKALKKKSAIPDECFEFGGANSIRDVPGTKPREKNSKTI